From Gopherus flavomarginatus isolate rGopFla2 chromosome 7, rGopFla2.mat.asm, whole genome shotgun sequence, the proteins below share one genomic window:
- the NDFIP1 gene encoding NEDD4 family-interacting protein 1, giving the protein MAAAAAEPSSGRYQQLQNEEEPGETEHTVTDAPPPYSSISGENAEYFDYKDESGFPKPPSYNVATTLPSYDEAERSKAEATIPLVPGREDDFVARDDFDDTDQLRIGNDGIFMLTFFMAFLFNWIGFFLSFCLTTSAAGRYGAISGFGLSLIKWILIVRFSTYFPGYFDGQYWLWWVFLVLGFLLFLRGFINYAKVRKMPDTFSTLPRTRVLFIY; this is encoded by the exons ATGGCGGCGGCGGCCGCCGAGCCCAGCAGCGGCCGATACCAGCAG TTGCAGAATGAGGAGGAGCCTGGAGAGACTGAACACACTGTGACCGATGCCCCTCCACCTTACAGCAGCATTTCTGGGGAGAATGCAG AATATTTTGACTACAAAGATGAATCAGGGTTTCCCAAGCCCCCTTCTTACAATGTGGCCACAACATTGCCTAGTTACGATGAAGCGGAGCGAAGTAAGGCTGAAGCTACCATTCCCTTGGTTCCTGGAAGA GAGGATGACTTTGTGGCACGGGATGATTTTGATGATACTGACCAGCTGAGGATAGGAAATGATGGCATCTTCATGCTGACATTCTTCA TGGCTTTCCTCTTCAACTGGATTGGATTTTTCTTGTCGTTCTGTCTGACCACTTCAGCTGCAGGACGATATGGGGCCATTTCGGGGTTTGGTCTGTCTCTCATTAAGTGGATCCTGATTGTCAGG tTCTCAACCTATTTCCCTGGTTATTTTGATGGTCAGTACTGGCTCTGGTGGGTTTTCCTTGTATTAG GCTTTCTGCTGTTTCTCAGAGGATTTATCAATTATGCAAAGGTTCGGAAGATGCCGGATACATTTTCCACTCTGCCCAGGACCAGAGTTCTCTTTATTTACTAA